One Actinomycetota bacterium DNA segment encodes these proteins:
- a CDS encoding 2,3-bisphosphoglycerate-independent phosphoglycerate mutase — MSDTAFLSRLAADASSKMVLLVMDGLGGLPHPESGLTELETARTPNLDALARTSACGLIHAIAPGITPGSGPAHMALFGYDPVCFEVGRGVLSALGVEIELGPDDLAARVNFCTVEGGLITDRRAGRISTETNARLCEKLSGIRLEGVEVEIRPEKEHRAALVFRGAGLSELVSDTDPQHTGVPPLRCEALPVGGEAAGRTADLINAYLERAADVLADEHPANMIVTRGFAKLPQIPKITDLYSIRAGALATYPMYRAVAGLVGMDVLETGPSFSDQIDALQGAWDAYDYFFVHYKYTDSRGEDGDFDAKVACIEEVDGMIPRLTALEPDVLVVTGDHSTPALLKGHSWHPSPLLLRSRCERRDAVETFGETACTAGCLGIFSATDLMALMLANAQRLDKFGA; from the coding sequence TTGAGCGATACGGCGTTTCTGTCCAGGCTCGCAGCCGATGCATCCTCGAAGATGGTGCTGCTGGTCATGGATGGTTTGGGCGGCCTGCCTCACCCGGAATCCGGCCTCACCGAGCTGGAGACGGCCCGCACCCCCAACCTGGATGCCCTGGCCCGCACATCCGCCTGCGGGCTCATCCACGCCATCGCCCCCGGGATAACCCCGGGCAGCGGCCCAGCCCACATGGCCCTCTTCGGATACGACCCCGTATGCTTCGAGGTGGGCAGGGGAGTCCTCTCGGCCCTGGGCGTGGAGATAGAGCTGGGACCCGACGACCTGGCCGCGCGGGTCAACTTCTGCACCGTGGAGGGCGGCTTGATCACTGACCGCCGCGCCGGCAGGATATCGACGGAGACCAACGCCCGCCTGTGCGAGAAGCTGAGCGGTATCCGCCTGGAGGGAGTGGAAGTCGAGATCCGTCCCGAGAAGGAACACCGCGCGGCCCTGGTCTTTCGCGGAGCGGGCCTGTCGGAGCTGGTGAGCGATACCGACCCCCAGCATACCGGGGTCCCGCCGCTGCGCTGCGAGGCCCTGCCTGTGGGAGGAGAAGCCGCCGGGCGCACCGCCGACCTCATCAACGCCTACCTGGAGAGGGCGGCCGACGTGCTGGCTGACGAGCACCCGGCCAATATGATCGTCACCCGCGGTTTCGCCAAACTGCCGCAGATACCGAAGATCACGGACCTCTATTCCATACGTGCCGGCGCCTTAGCCACCTATCCGATGTACCGTGCCGTGGCCGGCCTGGTGGGCATGGACGTACTGGAGACCGGCCCCTCGTTCTCGGACCAGATCGACGCCCTGCAGGGCGCATGGGACGCCTACGATTACTTCTTCGTCCACTACAAGTACACCGACAGCCGAGGCGAGGACGGGGATTTCGACGCCAAGGTGGCATGCATCGAGGAGGTGGACGGGATGATCCCGCGCCTGACGGCGCTTGAGCCGGACGTGCTTGTGGTGACAGGCGACCACTCCACCCCCGCCCTGCTCAAGGGGCACAGCTGGCACCCCTCTCCCCTGCTGCTGCGCTCGCGTTGTGAACGCAGGGACGCGGTCGAGACCTTCGGGGAAACAGCCTGCACCGCCGGTTGCCTGGGCATCTTCTCGGCCACCGACCTCATGGCGCTGATGCTTGCCAATGCCCAGCGACTCGACAAGTTCGGCGCCTAG
- a CDS encoding NAD-binding protein, whose product MEVQRRIVISLILLLVLLILAPVGYMVIEGMDYNEAFYMTVITVFTVGFAEVEPLTTAGRYFTIFIIFVGVFNLFFLISGFIRYTLGEALRETFGRRRMDLRIRKLEGHYIVCGYGRVGEVVAEAMREAGADFVVVEKDPMRIADAVDHGYLSIEGNAIETETLQMAGVERAQGIVCALENDADNLFTSLSARTLNKDITIVTRCVSADSVEKLHYAGADRVISPYEISGRRMAAFLLKPGVYDYLDLVAHGPSLEYRLEELVVERGSSLDGKTIGELDIKARTGALVLAVRQADSATFNTNPDKETRLGAGDLIVALGMEEDLAGLERLVAP is encoded by the coding sequence GTGGAAGTGCAGCGCCGTATCGTCATATCCCTTATCCTGCTTCTGGTCCTCCTGATCCTGGCGCCCGTGGGCTACATGGTCATCGAGGGCATGGACTACAACGAGGCCTTCTACATGACCGTGATCACCGTGTTCACGGTGGGCTTCGCGGAGGTGGAACCACTGACCACCGCGGGCAGGTACTTCACCATATTCATCATCTTCGTAGGAGTGTTCAACCTCTTTTTCCTCATATCCGGCTTTATCAGGTACACCTTGGGGGAGGCCTTAAGGGAGACTTTCGGGAGGAGAAGAATGGACTTGAGAATAAGGAAGCTGGAAGGCCACTATATCGTCTGCGGTTACGGGCGCGTCGGCGAAGTGGTGGCCGAGGCCATGCGGGAGGCGGGGGCCGACTTCGTGGTGGTGGAGAAGGACCCCATGAGGATAGCCGACGCCGTCGACCACGGCTACCTCAGCATTGAGGGGAACGCCATCGAGACCGAGACGCTGCAGATGGCCGGGGTGGAGCGCGCCCAAGGGATCGTGTGCGCCCTGGAAAACGACGCTGATAACCTGTTCACCTCCCTGTCCGCGCGTACCCTCAACAAGGATATAACCATCGTCACCAGGTGTGTCAGCGCGGACTCCGTAGAGAAGCTTCATTATGCCGGGGCAGACCGCGTTATCTCCCCGTACGAGATCAGCGGGCGCCGCATGGCCGCCTTCCTCCTCAAGCCGGGGGTCTACGACTACCTGGACCTGGTCGCCCATGGCCCGTCGCTGGAGTACCGCCTGGAGGAGCTGGTAGTGGAGAGGGGTTCGAGCCTGGACGGCAAGACCATCGGGGAGCTGGACATCAAGGCCCGCACAGGTGCCCTCGTGCTCGCGGTGCGCCAGGCCGACAGCGCCACCTTCAACACCAATCCCGACAAGGAGACCCGCCTCGGGGCAGGGGACCTCATCGTAGCCCTGGGCATGGAAGAGGACCTTGCCGGCCTGGAGAGGCTGGTCGCACCCTGA
- a CDS encoding MBL fold metallo-hydrolase, producing the protein MFNLEIVAFTDYGFGSNTYLAVNEKTKEAVLVDAGAASSQILDHLEQNGITLKAILLTHGHPDHLLSLFEVAEATGAPSYMHAEDAQLLEYIPPMLLNMMGLDKLELPTEFLPLEDGQELELAGMKFTVFHTPGHSGGSVCFLTDGVLFAGDLVFRGSIGRTDFPGGSMDTLLQSVKEKVFTLPSDTRILPGHMDATVVGWEKKTNPFLIGL; encoded by the coding sequence GTGTTTAACTTGGAGATCGTGGCCTTTACGGATTACGGATTCGGCAGCAATACATATCTCGCGGTCAACGAGAAGACAAAGGAAGCGGTACTCGTGGATGCGGGGGCCGCGTCCTCACAGATACTCGACCACCTCGAGCAGAACGGCATCACCCTCAAGGCCATCCTGCTGACCCACGGCCACCCCGATCATCTCCTGAGCCTTTTCGAGGTCGCCGAGGCCACCGGGGCCCCCTCGTATATGCACGCGGAGGACGCACAACTGCTCGAGTACATTCCCCCCATGCTCCTGAACATGATGGGCCTGGACAAGCTGGAACTCCCCACCGAGTTCCTCCCCCTTGAGGACGGCCAGGAGCTGGAGTTGGCGGGGATGAAGTTCACGGTCTTCCATACCCCGGGGCATTCAGGGGGGAGCGTCTGCTTCCTAACCGACGGCGTGCTCTTCGCCGGTGACCTGGTCTTCCGGGGCTCCATCGGACGCACCGACTTCCCGGGGGGATCCATGGACACCCTGCTGCAATCGGTAAAGGAGAAGGTCTTCACCCTTCCCAGCGACACCCGCATCCTCCCCGGCCACATGGACGCCACGGTGGTGGGCTGGGAGAAGAAGACCAACCCCTTCCTCATAGGCCTCTAA
- a CDS encoding response regulator translates to MAHEKTMTTVLYIDDSAVEREIVRHLLEADGCEVVATGSPQAGVEVARRMIPDLVLLDLHMPGMDGWAVARRLHALPELQAVPIIALSSTVSEEERAEVYTVFDGFVKKPVDVDAFPREVRGYIARGREDAAEQAPVRVAGVADAVEPPDGAGDALQTLERIRSTLSHDLRSPLTVMISYASTVGKGKAGNLSERQKEMLDLVVEQGFKMDADIVELARIARETLDRYGYKP, encoded by the coding sequence ATGGCCCACGAAAAAACCATGACCACAGTTCTCTATATCGACGACAGTGCCGTGGAGCGCGAAATCGTCCGCCACCTCCTGGAGGCGGACGGCTGTGAGGTGGTGGCAACCGGCAGCCCCCAGGCGGGGGTCGAGGTGGCCCGGAGGATGATTCCCGACCTCGTGCTCCTCGATCTGCACATGCCCGGCATGGACGGCTGGGCGGTGGCGCGGCGCCTGCACGCCTTGCCGGAATTGCAGGCGGTGCCCATCATCGCCCTGAGCTCCACCGTAAGCGAGGAGGAGAGGGCGGAGGTATACACGGTCTTTGACGGGTTCGTAAAGAAACCCGTCGACGTGGACGCGTTCCCCCGGGAAGTGCGCGGGTATATCGCCAGGGGCAGGGAGGATGCCGCGGAACAAGCTCCCGTCCGTGTGGCAGGGGTGGCGGACGCGGTGGAACCACCCGATGGCGCGGGCGATGCATTACAGACGCTGGAGAGGATACGGTCCACCCTCTCCCATGACCTGCGCTCTCCCCTCACGGTGATGATCTCCTACGCCAGCACGGTAGGGAAGGGCAAGGCGGGCAACCTCAGTGAGCGCCAGAAGGAGATGCTCGACCTCGTGGTCGAGCAGGGTTTCAAGATGGACGCCGATATCGTTGAACTGGCGCGTATCGCCCGAGAGACCCTGGACCGTTACGGTTACAAGCCCTAG
- a CDS encoding FAD-dependent oxidoreductase → MRYLLKRLLTPQKIGQLELRNRIVMTAMHLNYTPDGMVNDRICAFYEERARGGTGMIIVGGCTINDISGADWLLNMRDDSAVEGHAILADTIKRHGAAAACQLYHAGRYSHSIAMGGRRALAPSAVPSRFTGGEEPREMTADDIEQTKHDYAAAARRVKEAGYDLVEVLACTGYLIPQFLSPTVNLRTDEYGGTLENRMRFGLEVADAIRGAVGPDFPLSFRIDGHDYMEGGNTNREWALFAAELEKHGVDVINVTGGWHETRVPQLPMSVPRAGLVYLAAGVKSQVGVPVIASNRINDVFVADEILRMGLADLVTMARALIADPYLAEKAYEGRYETITHCIGCNQGCFDHVFYLQPVTCTLNPRAGRELEYKTEAPAKVKRVAVVGGGPAGMKAAITAAERGHAVALFERSDVLGGQLNLAAIPPGREEFWTAVEDLDVQLDDAGVELFLETEATPELLISEGFDAVVVATGARQSVPPIPGIDGSNVVMAWDILEGKEDPEGENIVIIGGGAVGSETAMYVASIGTISADTLFYLFMNNGEDTETLKELCSRGTKKVTVVEMLEKVCRDVGVSTRWTILQDMRHLGIEVRRNAVAKRIEAGRVVIEVGGVEEVIPADTVIIAAGSCPAGELYDRLKERGMEVYLVGDAKQARKAIEAVQEGYEVGLSI, encoded by the coding sequence ATGAGGTACTTGTTGAAGAGACTGCTCACACCACAGAAGATCGGCCAGCTCGAACTGCGCAACCGCATCGTTATGACCGCCATGCACTTGAACTATACCCCGGACGGCATGGTGAACGACCGCATCTGCGCCTTCTACGAGGAGAGGGCGCGTGGCGGCACCGGCATGATCATCGTCGGCGGCTGCACCATCAACGATATCTCCGGCGCCGACTGGCTCCTGAACATGCGCGACGACTCGGCCGTGGAGGGCCACGCCATCCTCGCGGACACCATCAAGAGGCATGGCGCGGCGGCTGCCTGCCAGCTCTACCACGCCGGCCGCTACTCCCATTCCATCGCCATGGGGGGTAGGCGGGCGCTGGCCCCCTCGGCGGTGCCTTCACGCTTTACCGGAGGGGAGGAGCCCAGGGAGATGACCGCGGACGACATCGAGCAGACCAAGCATGATTACGCCGCGGCGGCGCGCCGTGTCAAGGAGGCGGGTTACGACCTGGTGGAGGTTCTGGCATGCACCGGCTACCTCATCCCGCAATTCCTCTCCCCCACCGTAAACCTGCGCACGGACGAGTACGGAGGCACCCTGGAGAACCGCATGCGCTTCGGGCTGGAGGTGGCCGACGCCATCCGTGGTGCGGTGGGACCGGACTTCCCCCTCAGCTTCCGCATCGACGGCCACGACTACATGGAGGGGGGCAACACTAACCGTGAGTGGGCTCTCTTCGCCGCGGAGCTGGAGAAACACGGCGTGGATGTGATAAACGTCACCGGAGGATGGCACGAGACCCGGGTGCCGCAACTACCCATGTCGGTGCCGCGTGCCGGCCTGGTTTACCTCGCGGCCGGGGTGAAGTCGCAGGTGGGAGTGCCGGTCATCGCCTCCAACCGCATCAACGACGTCTTCGTGGCCGACGAGATACTGCGCATGGGCCTGGCGGACCTGGTGACCATGGCCCGCGCCCTCATCGCCGACCCGTACCTAGCCGAGAAGGCTTACGAGGGGCGATACGAGACCATCACCCATTGCATCGGCTGCAACCAGGGCTGCTTCGACCACGTCTTCTACCTGCAGCCCGTTACCTGCACCCTCAATCCCCGGGCCGGCCGCGAGCTGGAATACAAGACCGAGGCACCCGCGAAGGTCAAGCGTGTGGCAGTCGTCGGCGGCGGTCCCGCCGGCATGAAGGCCGCCATCACCGCGGCGGAGCGCGGACACGCGGTGGCCCTCTTCGAGCGCAGCGACGTGCTGGGCGGGCAGCTAAACCTGGCTGCCATCCCCCCCGGCCGCGAGGAGTTCTGGACCGCCGTGGAGGACCTGGACGTGCAGCTGGACGACGCCGGGGTGGAGCTGTTCCTGGAGACGGAGGCCACGCCGGAGCTGCTGATCAGCGAGGGCTTCGACGCAGTGGTGGTGGCCACGGGGGCACGCCAGTCGGTGCCGCCCATCCCGGGCATCGATGGCTCCAACGTGGTCATGGCCTGGGATATACTGGAAGGCAAGGAAGACCCCGAGGGAGAGAACATCGTCATCATAGGCGGCGGCGCCGTGGGTTCGGAGACGGCAATGTACGTGGCCAGCATCGGCACCATCTCCGCTGACACTCTCTTCTACCTCTTCATGAACAACGGCGAGGATACGGAGACCCTGAAGGAGCTGTGCAGCCGCGGCACCAAGAAGGTCACCGTGGTGGAGATGCTGGAGAAGGTCTGCCGCGACGTGGGCGTTTCCACCCGCTGGACCATCCTGCAGGACATGCGCCATCTGGGTATCGAGGTGCGCCGCAACGCCGTGGCCAAGCGCATCGAAGCGGGACGCGTGGTGATCGAGGTGGGCGGTGTGGAGGAAGTGATCCCCGCCGACACGGTGATCATCGCCGCCGGTTCCTGTCCCGCGGGAGAGCTATACGACAGACTTAAGGAACGGGGGATGGAGGTCTACCTGGTGGGAGACGCCAAGCAGGCCCGCAAGGCCATCGAGGCCGTCCAGGAGGGCTACGAGGTTGGCCTTTCGATCTAG
- a CDS encoding CoA-transferase, which yields MFDVFSGRVADKLELAAKEGPGSKVMDLQEAVAAFIRPGMHFHVAHAYMRPNAAVYEICRRFWGSDPGFTISALGFIANMVLFVYGGLTHRIITSFAGDSYPFPGPNRIYQDAIREGRLQVENWTVLTLPQRLLAGALGVEWMPTHSIVGSSMQEENARDFCVVDVPDGGRVGMVRALRPDLTLVHAWAADTAGNLLLVPPYAESVHAAFAAREGVLATVERIVDTGFLRRYPHFVRIPGYLVRAVCPAPMGVHPSGASNHGIDEFDPYAEDEEFMLALREACKNEETMDAWVREWLTGVADHDEYMRKVGFEKIWFLKGRSAADSWVSEMATRAPALRKDLEYDDTEMMVIEAARLLKLRIQAGGYRTILAGIGASNLAAWKAWYDLRRDDHSVDLMAEVGFFGYTPRPADPFIFNFRNMHTCTMLTDVFTVLGSMVGAESNLAIGVLGAGQVDRLGNINSTKIPELDLFLVGSGGACDVALGAREMLLTVPQDRMRTPEAVSYVTAPGKRVRTLVTTMGVFEKPPGEDDFVLTAYFPLVGSDGREAAEKIGSRCGWELRTARELRRVEPPEQDDLYDIRIFDPRRYFLG from the coding sequence ATGTTCGACGTGTTTTCAGGCAGGGTCGCGGACAAACTGGAGCTGGCCGCGAAGGAGGGGCCCGGCAGTAAGGTCATGGACCTACAGGAGGCCGTCGCCGCCTTCATCAGGCCGGGGATGCATTTCCATGTCGCCCACGCCTACATGCGCCCCAACGCCGCCGTCTACGAGATCTGCCGCCGGTTCTGGGGTTCGGATCCCGGCTTCACCATCTCCGCCCTGGGCTTCATCGCCAACATGGTCCTCTTCGTCTATGGAGGCCTCACCCACAGGATCATCACCTCCTTCGCCGGGGATTCCTACCCCTTCCCGGGGCCCAACCGCATCTACCAGGACGCCATACGGGAGGGGAGGCTCCAGGTAGAGAACTGGACCGTGCTCACCCTGCCCCAGCGCCTGCTGGCGGGGGCCCTGGGGGTGGAGTGGATGCCCACGCATTCCATCGTCGGCAGCTCGATGCAGGAGGAAAACGCGAGGGATTTCTGCGTCGTGGATGTACCCGACGGCGGTCGGGTGGGCATGGTGCGGGCCCTGCGCCCCGACCTCACCCTTGTCCACGCCTGGGCCGCCGACACCGCCGGCAACTTGCTGCTCGTGCCCCCGTACGCGGAGAGCGTGCACGCCGCCTTCGCCGCCAGGGAGGGGGTCCTGGCCACGGTGGAGAGGATCGTGGACACGGGATTTCTGCGCCGGTATCCCCATTTCGTGAGGATCCCGGGTTACCTGGTGAGAGCGGTATGCCCGGCTCCCATGGGCGTACACCCTTCCGGCGCTTCCAACCACGGCATCGACGAGTTCGACCCCTACGCCGAGGACGAGGAGTTCATGCTGGCGCTGCGCGAGGCGTGCAAGAACGAAGAGACCATGGACGCCTGGGTGCGGGAATGGCTCACCGGTGTCGCGGACCATGACGAGTACATGCGCAAGGTCGGCTTCGAGAAGATCTGGTTCCTGAAGGGGCGTTCCGCCGCGGATTCCTGGGTGTCTGAAATGGCCACCCGGGCGCCCGCCCTGCGCAAGGACCTGGAATACGATGACACGGAGATGATGGTCATCGAGGCGGCGCGATTGCTCAAGCTGCGCATCCAGGCCGGCGGTTACCGCACCATCCTCGCCGGCATAGGGGCCTCCAACCTGGCGGCCTGGAAAGCATGGTATGACCTGAGGCGGGACGACCACAGCGTCGACCTAATGGCCGAAGTGGGCTTCTTCGGCTATACCCCGCGCCCAGCCGACCCCTTCATCTTCAACTTCCGCAATATGCACACCTGCACCATGCTCACTGACGTCTTCACCGTGCTGGGGTCCATGGTGGGCGCGGAGAGCAACCTCGCCATCGGCGTGCTGGGCGCCGGGCAGGTGGACAGGCTCGGCAACATCAACTCCACCAAGATCCCGGAACTGGACCTGTTTCTGGTGGGCTCGGGCGGAGCCTGCGACGTGGCCCTGGGCGCGCGGGAGATGCTGCTCACGGTGCCGCAGGACCGTATGCGCACGCCGGAGGCGGTGTCCTATGTGACCGCTCCGGGGAAGAGGGTCCGTACCCTGGTGACCACCATGGGAGTGTTCGAGAAACCACCGGGTGAGGACGATTTCGTGCTCACGGCCTATTTCCCGCTCGTGGGCTCAGATGGTAGGGAGGCGGCCGAGAAGATAGGTTCCCGGTGTGGGTGGGAGCTGCGAACGGCCAGGGAGCTGCGCCGGGTAGAGCCTCCAGAGCAGGACGACCTCTACGACATCAGGATATTCGATCCAAGAAGGTACTTCCTGGGTTGA